The Providencia rettgeri genome includes a window with the following:
- the gabD_1 gene encoding Succinate-semialdehyde dehydrogenase [NADP(+)] GabD, giving the protein MHHLTHPALFRQSCYINGQWVDSDKKIPVTNPVDQSVLGTIPSLSVTQVDDAIEQAHVAMEDWSKLTAKARSIILRHWFELIEAHVDDLGRLMTLEQGKPLHEAKGEIRYAASFIEWFAEEGKRVYGETIPQTVGSNRLSTIKQPIGVCSAITPWNFPAAMITRKAAPALAAGCSIIIKPATETPFTALALAQLADEAGIPAGIFNIVTGDSRVLGERLTKHELISKFSFTGSTQVGRVLSEQCASTIKKTSLELGGNAPFIVFDDADIDKAVKSAVQAKFRNGGQTCVCVNRFYLQDAIFDEFQSKFVAEVAKLQVGNGLEIGTDIGPMITTRAIDGMNELLQDALAKGAHQLTLGSEVAEYGNFFNPKVLVDVDDSMRIVHEEIFGPIATLIRFSDENEVIARANNTIYGLAAYFFSRDVSRVYRVAEKLQSGMVGINTGLISNEVAPFGGVKQSGLGKEGSRYGIEDYLSTKYLCLDIE; this is encoded by the coding sequence ATGCATCATTTAACTCACCCTGCGCTATTTCGTCAGTCATGCTACATCAATGGGCAATGGGTTGATTCAGATAAAAAAATCCCTGTGACTAATCCTGTTGACCAATCTGTGCTGGGAACAATTCCCAGCCTGTCAGTCACCCAAGTGGATGACGCTATTGAACAAGCGCATGTCGCAATGGAAGATTGGAGTAAGCTTACTGCTAAAGCGCGTTCTATCATTTTACGCCACTGGTTTGAGCTGATTGAAGCCCATGTTGACGATCTTGGGCGTTTAATGACTCTTGAACAAGGTAAGCCATTACATGAGGCAAAAGGTGAAATTCGCTATGCGGCTTCTTTTATCGAATGGTTTGCGGAAGAGGGGAAACGTGTTTATGGGGAAACTATCCCTCAAACGGTGGGAAGTAATCGTCTTTCGACAATCAAGCAGCCGATCGGTGTTTGCAGTGCGATTACGCCATGGAATTTTCCCGCAGCGATGATCACCCGTAAAGCGGCTCCAGCACTGGCTGCGGGGTGTAGTATCATCATCAAGCCAGCGACTGAAACGCCTTTTACGGCACTTGCCCTCGCTCAGCTGGCTGATGAAGCGGGTATTCCCGCAGGGATATTTAATATCGTTACTGGGGATTCTCGTGTTCTAGGTGAACGTCTAACTAAACATGAGCTTATTAGTAAGTTTTCATTCACCGGTTCAACGCAAGTTGGCCGAGTATTGTCTGAGCAGTGTGCATCGACAATTAAAAAAACATCACTCGAACTGGGGGGAAATGCGCCTTTTATTGTTTTTGATGATGCAGATATTGATAAAGCGGTAAAAAGTGCGGTGCAAGCGAAGTTTCGTAATGGCGGGCAAACCTGTGTTTGTGTGAACCGTTTTTATCTTCAAGATGCTATTTTCGATGAATTTCAGTCCAAGTTCGTTGCAGAAGTCGCCAAATTGCAAGTCGGTAATGGCCTTGAAATAGGAACGGATATTGGGCCTATGATAACAACACGTGCCATTGATGGTATGAATGAGTTACTGCAAGATGCACTCGCGAAAGGGGCACACCAATTAACCTTAGGTAGCGAAGTGGCGGAGTATGGCAATTTCTTTAATCCAAAAGTCCTTGTTGATGTTGATGACTCAATGAGGATTGTTCATGAAGAAATCTTTGGTCCCATTGCAACATTAATTCGTTTTAGTGATGAAAATGAAGTGATTGCTCGTGCCAATAATACGATTTATGGCTTAGCGGCTTATTTCTTTTCTCGTGATGTTAGCCGTGTTTACCGCGTTGCTGAAAAACTGCAAAGTGGCATGGTCGGTATCAATACAGGCTTAATTTCTAATGAAGTTGCTCCTTTTGGAGGAGTAAAACAATCAGGTTTAGGAAAAGAAGGCTCTCGATATGGCATTGAGGATTATTTAAGTACTAAGTATCTGTGTTTAGATATTGAATAA
- the ophA1 gene encoding Phthalate dioxygenase reductase produces MNQQKIAVNVSRIEQISPNIKMFEFVAQEGALMPFSAGSHVTVHMGEQAGLQRAYSLISDPQQCGSYCISVLRDENSKGGSAFMHEHLSAGDSLYLSPAQNFFSLAADNQCKHILIAGGIGITPFLSYLYELEENEMDFELHYCFRDSATAAFLEHLQQRISSRLFLYDSSQGQRMSVEQLVKAQASNSHLYVCGPQSLINEVIEKGYQHLGESQVHFENFGEIASEGDSFEVYFQRSGFSLEVGKDESILQVIEADKRINVECLCRNGVCGTCETAILEGEADHRDHYLDDDEKAEQKTMMLCVSRAKSKRLVLDL; encoded by the coding sequence ATGAACCAACAAAAAATTGCAGTCAATGTCAGTCGAATTGAGCAAATTAGCCCAAATATCAAAATGTTCGAGTTTGTTGCACAAGAGGGCGCGCTAATGCCTTTTAGCGCAGGTAGTCATGTCACCGTTCATATGGGTGAGCAGGCTGGTTTGCAACGTGCATATTCATTAATCAGTGACCCACAGCAATGTGGAAGCTATTGTATTTCAGTCTTACGTGATGAAAATTCGAAAGGCGGTTCGGCATTTATGCATGAGCACCTATCTGCTGGGGATAGTTTATATTTGTCCCCAGCGCAGAATTTTTTCTCATTAGCTGCGGATAACCAATGTAAGCATATTTTGATCGCAGGTGGGATTGGGATCACGCCTTTTCTTTCGTATCTCTATGAACTAGAAGAAAATGAAATGGATTTTGAGCTTCATTACTGTTTTCGTGATAGTGCAACAGCGGCATTTCTTGAACATTTACAACAGCGTATTAGCTCGCGGTTATTTCTTTATGACAGCAGCCAAGGGCAGCGAATGTCTGTCGAACAATTGGTTAAAGCACAAGCGAGTAATAGCCATCTGTATGTATGTGGCCCTCAATCATTAATTAATGAGGTGATTGAAAAGGGTTATCAGCACCTTGGTGAATCACAGGTTCATTTTGAAAATTTTGGTGAAATTGCCAGTGAAGGGGATTCATTTGAGGTCTATTTTCAACGTTCAGGCTTTAGTTTGGAAGTGGGTAAAGATGAGTCTATTTTACAGGTGATCGAAGCTGATAAGCGCATTAACGTGGAATGTTTATGCCGTAATGGGGTTTGTGGAACCTGTGAAACGGCGATACTTGAGGGAGAGGCCGACCACCGTGACCACTACCTTGATGATGATGAAAAAGCCGAGCAAAAAACGATGATGTTGTGTGTTTCGCGAGCTAAATCTAAACGATTGGTGCTTGATTTATAA
- the fixL_1 gene encoding Sensor protein fixL, whose protein sequence is MTETETFKERLLKLLKQKKMSQLKAAEALGVSRTAVNKWTKGGMIDEDNLEKLATLLDVDKIWLKYGEYTNNQVTVSNSGVMRNINEVHLQESADIVTWEWDLLTGELNYSDNVEAVYGIKITSNEDFWALMSHDSKEKLVNGYSKIIREGGAHEMDFKINWEGDYRWITSRATGVKGPNGKVTKLVGISLDNTERKNTELRLRKIKCYFDVLLSHFNHLVVFTDKAGEILASNLHNQSTEIDYLELQRLLYQLVINHKPWLDEVFRTGRGQIVFQDKQITAYQHFNDEKQPFLMFELKDI, encoded by the coding sequence ATGACAGAAACAGAGACATTCAAAGAACGTTTGTTGAAATTGCTAAAACAGAAAAAAATGAGTCAATTAAAAGCAGCTGAAGCCCTTGGGGTTTCCCGAACGGCGGTTAATAAGTGGACAAAAGGCGGTATGATTGATGAAGATAATCTTGAAAAGCTCGCCACGTTATTGGATGTCGACAAAATATGGTTGAAATACGGTGAATATACCAATAACCAAGTTACTGTTAGCAATTCAGGTGTCATGCGCAACATCAACGAAGTTCATCTGCAAGAATCGGCAGATATCGTGACATGGGAGTGGGACTTATTAACTGGAGAATTGAACTACTCGGACAACGTTGAAGCCGTTTATGGCATTAAAATCACCAGTAATGAAGATTTCTGGGCCTTAATGAGCCATGACTCCAAAGAAAAACTGGTCAATGGATATTCTAAAATTATCCGTGAAGGTGGTGCCCATGAAATGGATTTTAAAATTAACTGGGAAGGCGATTACCGCTGGATCACCTCCCGAGCGACAGGGGTCAAAGGCCCGAATGGCAAAGTGACAAAACTGGTTGGGATCAGCTTAGACAACACAGAACGTAAAAATACCGAACTGCGCCTGCGTAAAATCAAATGCTATTTCGACGTCTTATTGTCCCATTTCAATCATTTAGTCGTATTTACCGATAAAGCAGGTGAAATATTAGCCAGCAACTTACACAACCAATCGACTGAAATAGATTACCTTGAACTACAACGTTTATTGTATCAATTAGTGATCAACCATAAGCCATGGTTAGATGAAGTATTTCGCACTGGGCGGGGGCAAATCGTATTTCAAGATAAGCAAATTACAGCTTATCAACACTTTAATGATGAAAAACAGCCTTTTTTAATGTTTGAATTAAAAGATATTTAA
- the dmlR_2 gene encoding D-malate degradation protein R, producing the protein MNKLPSLEDIRVFVTVARLMSFSQAASQLLVSPAYVSKRIKLLEENLGQTLFFRTARSIKLTHEGQIILRSSEVMLAELEQMQQQLNACREEIRGNLRISCSTGFGSTYINPFILTLRGSHPLLGIDLTLTDKSVDIISENIDVDICIGGAIAEQFIARRIAQNQRILCASPAYLATHGYPKYPQELEQKHFCIAIKERNQAPAVWKLEQQQESMTVTPNSKLTVNNGEVAKQWCLSGEGILLRSQWSVQPELQSGQLVRVLPQWHQTADVYAVYSRSLRTSANLRVFIENLEQYLATHLSHGF; encoded by the coding sequence ATGAACAAGCTTCCTTCGTTAGAGGATATCCGCGTTTTTGTCACAGTTGCCCGCTTGATGAGTTTCTCTCAAGCGGCTTCACAGCTGTTGGTGTCCCCAGCTTATGTTTCTAAACGCATTAAATTGCTAGAAGAAAATTTAGGACAAACTTTATTTTTTAGGACTGCTCGCTCAATTAAGCTAACTCACGAAGGGCAAATTATTTTACGTAGCAGTGAAGTGATGCTAGCTGAATTGGAACAGATGCAACAGCAACTCAACGCCTGTCGCGAAGAGATCCGCGGCAATTTACGTATCAGTTGTAGCACAGGGTTTGGCAGTACCTATATTAACCCGTTTATCCTCACATTACGGGGGAGTCATCCTTTATTAGGCATTGATCTCACTTTGACCGATAAGTCTGTCGATATTATTAGTGAAAATATTGATGTTGATATCTGTATTGGCGGTGCAATAGCAGAGCAATTTATTGCAAGGCGAATTGCACAAAACCAACGAATTTTGTGCGCTTCACCAGCCTATTTAGCAACACACGGCTACCCAAAATATCCACAAGAGTTAGAACAAAAACACTTTTGTATTGCGATTAAAGAGCGCAACCAAGCTCCCGCCGTATGGAAGCTTGAACAACAGCAAGAAAGTATGACGGTCACCCCCAATAGCAAATTAACCGTCAACAATGGTGAAGTCGCGAAACAATGGTGTTTAAGTGGCGAAGGGATCCTATTGCGCTCCCAATGGAGTGTGCAGCCTGAGTTACAGTCTGGCCAATTAGTACGAGTGTTACCGCAATGGCACCAAACCGCAGATGTTTATGCTGTATATTCGAGAAGTCTCCGAACGAGTGCTAATCTTAGAGTCTTTATCGAAAATCTAGAGCAATACCTTGCTACTCACTTATCACATGGTTTTTAG
- the dmlA gene encoding D-malate dehydrogenase [decarboxylating], translating to MSQFNIAVIPGDGIGTEVIPEGLKVLVAAANKHNVKLNFTHFDWSCETYHRTGRMMPEDGLEQLQKFDAIFLGAVGFPGVPDHISLWGLLLPIRRAFNQYVNLRPVRLFDGIKCPLADKKPGDIDFYVVRENVEGEYSAIGGIQYEGTDEEMVLQQSIFTRKGTDRILKYAFDLAQSREKKHLSSATKSNGLFHSMPYWDSRVAEMAKQYPDIKVDQFHIDIFAANLVRMPEFYDVIVGSNLFGDILSDLGPACTGTIAIAPSANINPEKQFPSMFEPVHGSAPDIAGQNIANPIGTIWAAAMMMQHLGCPEMHDSIMSAVETAIKQRQHLTRDMGGNASTQALGDEITRLVSA from the coding sequence ATGTCACAATTTAACATAGCGGTTATTCCTGGTGATGGTATTGGTACCGAAGTGATCCCTGAAGGATTAAAAGTATTAGTAGCGGCAGCCAATAAACACAATGTAAAACTTAACTTTACCCATTTTGATTGGTCGTGCGAAACCTATCACCGTACTGGGCGCATGATGCCTGAAGATGGCTTAGAACAGTTGCAAAAATTTGATGCGATTTTCCTCGGCGCGGTAGGGTTCCCTGGTGTACCTGATCATATTTCATTATGGGGGCTGCTATTACCCATCCGCCGCGCTTTTAACCAATATGTTAACTTACGCCCTGTACGCTTATTTGATGGCATTAAATGCCCACTAGCAGATAAAAAACCGGGAGATATTGATTTTTATGTCGTGCGTGAAAATGTTGAAGGGGAATACTCTGCGATTGGCGGTATTCAGTACGAAGGTACGGATGAAGAAATGGTATTGCAACAAAGTATTTTTACCCGTAAAGGTACCGACCGTATCTTAAAATATGCTTTTGATTTGGCGCAGTCACGCGAGAAAAAACATTTAAGTTCAGCGACGAAATCTAACGGGCTATTTCATTCAATGCCTTATTGGGATAGTCGTGTAGCTGAAATGGCGAAGCAATACCCAGATATTAAAGTTGACCAATTTCATATTGATATTTTTGCAGCAAACTTAGTGAGAATGCCAGAGTTCTACGATGTGATTGTCGGGTCAAACCTGTTTGGTGATATTTTGTCTGATTTAGGGCCTGCTTGTACGGGAACTATTGCGATTGCGCCATCGGCCAATATTAACCCAGAAAAACAATTCCCATCGATGTTTGAGCCTGTTCACGGGTCAGCACCTGATATCGCAGGGCAAAATATTGCCAACCCGATTGGGACGATTTGGGCTGCAGCCATGATGATGCAGCATTTGGGATGTCCCGAGATGCATGATTCTATCATGTCCGCAGTAGAAACCGCGATTAAACAACGTCAACATTTGACTCGCGATATGGGAGGCAATGCTAGTACACAGGCGCTAGGGGATGAAATTACCCGTTTAGTCAGTGCCTAA
- the prfC gene encoding Peptide chain release factor 3 codes for MTDQNFLHEVSTRRTFAIISHPDAGKTTITEKVLLFGHAIQRAGTVKGRGSNQHAKSDWMEMEKQRGISITTSVMQFPYNDCLVNLLDTPGHEDFSEDTYRTLTAVDCCLMVIDSGKGVEDRTRKLMEVTRLRDTPILTFMNKLDRDIRDPMELMDEVENELKIACCPITWPIGCGKLFKGVYHLLRDETILYQTGQGHTIQEVRIIKGLNNPDLDAAVGEELAAQLRDELELVQGASHEFDHDAFLQGELTPVFFGTALGNFGVDHMLDGLVEWAPQPQPRQTDLRQVNATEEKFTGFVFKIQANMDPKHRDRVAFMRIVSGTYEKGMKLRQVRIKKDVVISDALTFMAGDRSQVENAYAGDIIGLHNHGTIQIGDTFTQGEELKFTGIPNFAPELFRRIRLRDPLKQKQLLKGLVQLSEEGAVQVFRPLTNNDLIVGAVGVLQFDVVVSRLKSEYNVEAIYEAVNVSTARWVECDDAKKFEEFKRKNEQNLALDGGDNLSYIAPTMVNLNLTSERYPDVKFRKTREH; via the coding sequence ATGACAGATCAGAACTTTCTCCATGAAGTTAGCACACGCAGAACGTTTGCTATCATATCCCACCCCGATGCGGGTAAAACCACAATCACTGAAAAAGTGTTATTGTTCGGGCATGCTATTCAACGTGCAGGTACGGTAAAAGGCCGTGGCTCTAATCAACACGCTAAATCTGACTGGATGGAAATGGAAAAGCAGCGTGGTATTTCGATTACTACCTCTGTCATGCAGTTTCCTTATAATGATTGTCTTGTTAACTTACTGGATACCCCAGGGCACGAAGACTTCTCCGAAGATACTTACCGTACATTAACGGCGGTTGACTGCTGCTTGATGGTGATTGACTCCGGTAAAGGGGTTGAAGACCGGACACGTAAGCTGATGGAAGTTACCCGTCTACGTGATACTCCAATCTTAACTTTCATGAATAAATTGGACCGTGATATTCGTGATCCAATGGAATTAATGGATGAAGTGGAAAATGAGCTGAAAATTGCTTGTTGTCCAATCACATGGCCTATCGGTTGCGGTAAACTATTCAAGGGTGTTTATCATTTATTACGTGATGAAACAATCCTATACCAAACAGGCCAAGGGCATACGATTCAAGAAGTCCGTATAATTAAAGGGTTAAACAATCCCGATCTCGATGCCGCTGTTGGTGAGGAACTAGCCGCGCAGTTACGCGATGAGCTGGAATTGGTTCAAGGGGCATCCCATGAATTTGACCATGATGCATTTTTGCAGGGTGAATTAACCCCTGTCTTTTTCGGCACCGCATTAGGTAACTTTGGTGTTGACCATATGTTAGATGGCTTAGTTGAATGGGCTCCACAGCCGCAGCCACGCCAAACAGATTTACGCCAAGTTAATGCGACAGAAGAAAAATTCACCGGTTTCGTATTTAAAATTCAAGCGAATATGGACCCGAAACACCGTGACCGTGTTGCATTTATGCGTATTGTTTCAGGTACTTATGAAAAAGGCATGAAACTACGCCAAGTGCGTATCAAAAAAGATGTGGTTATTTCTGATGCTTTAACCTTTATGGCGGGGGATCGCTCTCAGGTCGAAAATGCCTATGCAGGGGATATCATTGGGTTACACAACCATGGCACGATTCAAATCGGTGATACCTTCACGCAAGGTGAAGAACTCAAGTTTACGGGGATTCCTAACTTTGCCCCTGAATTATTCCGCCGTATTCGTTTACGTGACCCACTGAAGCAAAAACAACTGTTAAAAGGCCTCGTTCAGTTATCTGAAGAGGGGGCGGTACAGGTTTTCCGCCCGTTAACTAACAATGATTTAATTGTTGGTGCGGTAGGGGTGCTGCAGTTTGACGTGGTAGTTTCGCGTTTGAAAAGCGAATATAACGTTGAAGCTATCTATGAAGCCGTTAACGTTTCTACTGCGCGTTGGGTTGAGTGTGATGATGCGAAGAAATTCGAAGAGTTTAAACGCAAAAATGAGCAAAACTTAGCCCTTGATGGTGGCGATAACTTATCTTATATCGCACCGACTATGGTGAATCTTAACCTCACCAGTGAACGTTACCCTGACGTTAAATTCCGCAAAACACGCGAACACTAA
- the osmY_1 gene encoding Osmotically-inducible protein Y precursor, which produces MKKAKLLSVLGVIGLSWALAACSSSSDSALKKQASETWDSASKTVEMAGKDTGNAISSGAKNTGEYIDDSAITADVKGKLLGTKGISSNSVSVKTVNGVVYLSGFVKSADQMDKITQVASQVNGVKSVQNGLVIAN; this is translated from the coding sequence ATGAAAAAAGCAAAACTATTGAGCGTGTTAGGAGTTATTGGGTTGAGCTGGGCGCTCGCAGCTTGTAGCTCATCATCGGATAGTGCTTTGAAAAAACAAGCTTCAGAAACGTGGGACAGTGCATCTAAGACAGTGGAAATGGCCGGTAAAGACACTGGGAATGCCATTTCGAGTGGCGCTAAAAATACCGGTGAGTATATTGATGACTCAGCGATTACTGCGGATGTAAAAGGAAAATTACTGGGTACGAAAGGCATTTCGAGTAACAGTGTATCAGTCAAAACCGTCAATGGTGTTGTTTACTTATCCGGTTTCGTAAAATCAGCCGATCAGATGGATAAAATTACCCAAGTTGCATCCCAAGTTAACGGGGTGAAATCAGTACAAAATGGTTTAGTGATTGCTAACTAA
- a CDS encoding Patatin-like phospholipase — MGKHVSVTLGTIEPLAFFDNINSGKTALICEGGGQRGIFTAGVLDEFLISDFNPFDLMIGTSAGAQNLSAYICGQAGYARRVITRYTTNSAFFNPLRFIRGGHLIDLDWLVDTTAKEFPLRIQAGLDLLNSGREFYMGASRSDDFSAAFLKPDADNWLDIIRASSAIPGFYRAGVEFDGTLYQDGGISAAIPVEEAYRRGAETIVVIRTVPSQMYFTPEWVKRMTRWLEGDKNGLQRMAAMLKVHLKSYRRTQEFIENPPKDVQVFEIYPPVPLKSSALGSKVSSLNQDYHTGRRCGRYFIAALGNAFEHNTNRFSHTLAQKIESNPLDIQLEPQVPNELIPELVAEPVTSMPLAAISANENRDG, encoded by the coding sequence ATGGGAAAACACGTTTCGGTTACACTCGGCACGATTGAGCCGTTAGCATTCTTTGATAATATCAACTCGGGAAAAACTGCCCTGATTTGTGAAGGTGGCGGCCAACGAGGGATTTTTACAGCGGGTGTACTGGATGAGTTTCTTATTTCTGACTTCAACCCTTTTGATCTGATGATAGGTACTTCAGCAGGGGCTCAAAACCTGTCTGCGTATATTTGTGGGCAAGCGGGTTATGCGCGCCGTGTGATCACTCGCTATACGACTAATTCGGCATTTTTTAATCCACTGCGCTTTATCCGTGGAGGCCATCTGATTGATTTAGATTGGCTCGTCGACACCACAGCAAAAGAATTCCCATTACGTATACAAGCAGGGCTCGATTTATTAAATTCAGGTCGTGAATTCTATATGGGAGCAAGCCGCAGTGATGATTTTTCAGCCGCTTTTCTAAAACCTGACGCTGACAATTGGCTCGATATTATTCGCGCATCCAGCGCTATCCCTGGCTTTTACCGGGCAGGTGTCGAATTTGATGGTACGCTTTACCAAGATGGTGGCATTAGTGCTGCTATCCCAGTTGAAGAGGCATACCGCCGCGGTGCAGAGACTATTGTGGTGATCCGTACCGTTCCTTCCCAAATGTATTTTACCCCTGAATGGGTGAAAAGAATGACTCGGTGGCTGGAAGGGGATAAGAATGGCCTACAACGTATGGCTGCGATGCTGAAAGTTCATCTGAAAAGCTACCGTAGAACACAAGAATTTATTGAAAACCCACCAAAAGATGTACAGGTCTTTGAGATTTATCCACCCGTTCCACTGAAAAGCAGTGCACTGGGCAGTAAGGTGTCTTCGCTTAATCAAGATTACCATACGGGGCGCCGGTGTGGTCGTTATTTTATTGCTGCACTGGGTAATGCCTTTGAGCACAACACAAATCGCTTTAGCCATACCTTGGCACAAAAAATTGAGTCTAATCCATTAGATATTCAGCTTGAGCCACAAGTACCGAACGAACTCATTCCGGAATTGGTGGCAGAGCCTGTCACGTCAATGCCTTTGGCCGCAATATCAGCAAACGAAAATCGTGATGGCTAA
- the yjjV gene encoding Uncharacterized deoxyribonuclease YjjV: MAKHQFIDTHCHFDFPPFSDSFAESLQLARQSGVSDIVIPTVSVDNFARVWQLAQRYSQLHAAMGFHPLYLSQFQEQHIDILVDYLNQKNKKCVAIGEIGLDLYMQNPQFERQQMVLSAQLKLAKQFDLPVILHSRKSHDPLAAMLRRFDVPARGVVHGFAGSLSQAQVFVKLGYYIGVGGTITYERANKTRYVMSQLPLTSLLFETDAPDMPVSGFQGEPNRPERIEWVFRSLCELRHESPAEIAQQLYNNSLSLFNLPQ; this comes from the coding sequence ATGGCTAAACATCAATTTATCGATACCCATTGCCATTTTGATTTCCCTCCTTTTAGTGATTCCTTCGCTGAAAGTTTGCAGCTTGCTCGACAAAGTGGCGTGAGTGATATTGTTATTCCTACCGTGAGTGTGGATAATTTTGCACGAGTTTGGCAACTGGCACAGCGGTATTCGCAGTTACATGCTGCTATGGGGTTTCATCCGTTATATTTGAGCCAGTTTCAAGAGCAACACATTGATATTTTGGTTGATTATCTTAACCAAAAAAATAAAAAGTGTGTGGCGATAGGGGAAATAGGGCTCGACCTCTATATGCAAAACCCTCAGTTTGAACGCCAGCAAATGGTATTGTCCGCCCAATTAAAGCTAGCGAAACAGTTTGATTTACCAGTTATTTTGCATTCACGTAAAAGTCATGACCCATTAGCGGCGATGTTGCGTCGTTTTGATGTTCCTGCTCGTGGAGTCGTACATGGCTTTGCTGGTAGCCTATCTCAAGCGCAAGTCTTTGTTAAACTTGGTTATTATATTGGTGTTGGTGGGACAATTACCTATGAAAGAGCGAATAAAACTCGCTATGTGATGTCACAACTCCCTTTGACTTCATTATTATTCGAAACGGACGCCCCCGATATGCCAGTTTCGGGTTTTCAAGGCGAACCAAATCGTCCTGAACGTATCGAGTGGGTTTTTCGTTCATTATGTGAGCTTCGCCACGAATCCCCTGCAGAAATAGCCCAACAACTTTACAACAATAGTTTGTCGTTATTTAATCTTCCTCAGTAA
- the psuT gene encoding Putative pseudouridine transporter has product MQLIMSIIGMAVLIAIAILFSSNRRAIRLRTVGGAFLIQLAIGAFVLYVPAGRSVLQGMSDAVSKVIGYGQDGMSFIFGGLVSDKMFELFGGGGFIFAFRVLPIIVFFSSLIAVLYYLGIMQLVIKVLGGGLQKILGTSRTESLSATANIFVGQTEAPLVVRPYIATMTTSELFAIMCGGLASVAGSVLAGYAQMGVPMEYLIAASFMAAPGGLLFAKLMVPETEDVKDRVDATDLVAEDERPANIIDAAASGASSGMQLALNVGAMLLAFIAFDCIDQWYLRWHWWLV; this is encoded by the coding sequence ATGCAGCTCATTATGAGTATTATCGGAATGGCGGTACTTATCGCGATAGCTATTCTATTTTCCAGCAATCGCCGAGCAATTAGGCTACGCACAGTTGGCGGCGCATTTTTAATTCAATTAGCCATTGGTGCATTTGTTCTTTATGTTCCAGCGGGGCGTAGTGTGCTCCAAGGGATGTCTGACGCGGTTTCTAAAGTTATTGGATATGGTCAAGATGGGATGAGCTTCATCTTTGGCGGTTTGGTTTCCGATAAAATGTTTGAACTGTTTGGTGGCGGTGGTTTTATTTTTGCTTTCCGCGTTTTGCCAATCATTGTTTTCTTCTCTTCATTGATTGCTGTCCTTTACTACTTAGGGATCATGCAGTTAGTGATTAAAGTACTTGGTGGTGGCCTGCAAAAAATATTGGGAACCTCAAGAACAGAATCGTTATCTGCGACAGCAAATATCTTTGTTGGGCAAACGGAAGCGCCATTGGTTGTTCGTCCTTATATTGCAACAATGACGACATCAGAGTTATTTGCCATTATGTGTGGTGGTTTAGCTTCTGTCGCGGGTTCAGTTTTGGCGGGCTATGCACAAATGGGTGTACCAATGGAATACCTGATTGCTGCCTCCTTTATGGCTGCTCCAGGTGGTTTGTTATTTGCCAAACTGATGGTTCCAGAAACAGAAGATGTAAAAGATAGGGTTGATGCGACAGATTTAGTCGCTGAAGATGAACGCCCTGCCAATATCATTGATGCGGCCGCTTCTGGGGCATCATCAGGGATGCAACTAGCGCTGAACGTGGGTGCAATGTTATTGGCGTTTATCGCTTTTGATTGCATTGATCAATGGTATCTTAGGTGGCATTGGTGGCTGGTTTGA
- the nupX gene encoding Nucleoside permease nupX, which yields MIALINGILGGIGGWFDYPQLSLELLLGWLFAPIAYLIGVPWSEATIAGSFIGQKIVVNEFVAFMNFGEYMKADAEVLAAGKQVLSDHTKAIISFALCGFANLSSVAILLGGLGGMAPNRRGDVARLGMKAVMAGTLSNLMSATIAGFFLTLGAAAVI from the coding sequence TTGATTGCATTGATCAATGGTATCTTAGGTGGCATTGGTGGCTGGTTTGATTATCCACAGCTGTCACTGGAATTACTGTTAGGTTGGTTATTTGCCCCAATCGCATACTTAATTGGTGTGCCGTGGAGTGAAGCGACAATTGCCGGTTCTTTCATCGGCCAAAAAATTGTCGTGAATGAGTTTGTTGCATTCATGAATTTTGGTGAATACATGAAAGCGGATGCTGAAGTTCTGGCGGCAGGTAAACAAGTACTTTCTGACCATACTAAAGCGATTATTTCGTTTGCATTATGTGGTTTTGCTAACCTTTCATCCGTCGCTATCTTACTCGGTGGCTTAGGCGGAATGGCGCCAAATCGCCGCGGTGATGTTGCCCGTTTAGGTATGAAAGCGGTTATGGCAGGTACCCTGTCTAACTTAATGAGTGCAACGATTGCAGGCTTTTTCTTGACGTTAGGCGCAGCGGCAGTCATTTAA